In one Babylonia areolata isolate BAREFJ2019XMU chromosome 14, ASM4173473v1, whole genome shotgun sequence genomic region, the following are encoded:
- the LOC143289560 gene encoding uncharacterized protein LOC143289560 translates to MNGHIAGRSSARSRPTMTFPTHVTVMAAVLLLPLCLGVSSEANTIQQQQSPEKENTFDFAEVDTDGSGCVQGPEEKQKFRLYIGDILKDSLKMSDVERALQAGRITHSADINKDGKICECDLLTIFLTDSTGDGRRRHAFRVFEDGSIFDGVDGDGDGYLADVTEKEGMTRKLAQCVSDVKARTIVEAMSKLERDDGRLARTEYMLFLNSPHHIPPNPRPQMVFPSPLRPSASMAVTSGLRNPSIPRQRGPPRHHQNGDNRPLLPPRPVPPSKPVPAPKPVQKPPPSTVQSNVRPVQTSRPILTLRPESVKPVQNGFRPVQSGTGPALPPRPVQTSRPVFTPQPESAQPSENRVQLAQSISRPVFPPRPVQTSRPVFLPKQVQTNTRPVQNGPRPVSPPRPVPPSRPEPVQMGPKQVEGKPEPERLLPPQSMLLSDGTRVTFPQLPLSEDLEQPRPVVQVNTLNQPEPALQSNALGQKPESSAQTNAPSQPKPPIQLNAFSQPSPAVQSNPNSQPEPMIQTNAVDPPNSASPRLPPYHQPKQQSFASRPSGPKIQLDLENQLNPLSHPRPGNRRNQFRHTSSWGQGNADNRYNRVRITDRTNRPVFVRMTLERNENRAGPSRSRPEQPAFSSAGTGNQAPQSMNRPALSDIRTVRLRQPVNPDTIRPRQPVNPDTIRPRQPVNPDTIRPRQPVNPDTIRPRQPVNPDTIRPRQPVNPDTIRPRQPVNPDTIRPRQPVNPDTIRPRQPVNPDTIRPRQPVNPDTALERQLQRVPQRQKLPRDEISRKIYFLIQQSRQKDTGENHRPRSQSKERTNIVQPNHISQSNRQPVPVKNDVHNQPRQNNWNRFQNEELNHLPPFQSNSAPAQQSVRTPSRIPPSSSWIAQMLDASQRQPSRLAKKDMEKTTKPRNEQPPGIIRLPASIPAQERDGAQRRTGQPHPEPVPVNEAVGNQPNPQPGRLKPQKKKKKNDQQGKADNSSFHATA, encoded by the exons GCACATCGCCGGCAGAAGCTCGGCAAGGTCAAGGCCAACGATGACGTTCCCTACTCACGTGACTGTCATGGCGGCTGTGCTGCTGTTGCCGCTTTGTCTGGGAGTCAGCAGCG AGGCCAAcaccatccaacaacaacaatcacccgAGAAAGAAAACACCTTTGATTTTGCGGAAGTGGACACGGACGGAAGCGGATGTGTGCAAGGACCGGAAGAGAAGCAGAAGTTCCGCTTGTACATTGGCGACATTCTCAAAGACTCCCTGAAGATGAGCGACGTGGAGAGGGCGCTGCAGGCAGGGAGGATAACTCACTCGGCGGACATTAACAAGGACGGGAAAATCTGTGAATGTG atctatTGACCATCTTCCTGACGGACTCCACTGGCGATGGCCGCCGACGCCACGCCTTCCGTGTGTTCGAGGACGGGTCTATCTTTGACGGGGTGGATGGTGACGGTGACGGGTACCTTGCTGACGTCACGGAGAAGGAAGGGATGACGCGGAAGCTGGCCCAGTGTGTCTCTGACGTCAAGGCAAGGACCATCGTGGAAGCCATGTCCAAACTGGAGAGGGATGATGGGAGACTGGCCAGAACTG AATACATGCTGTTCCTGAACTCCCCGCATCACATCCCGCCTAATCCTCGTCCTCAGATGGTATTCCCGTCTCCGCTTCGACCATCTGCGTCAATGGCCGTGACCAGTGGCCTGCGGAACCCATCCATACCACGTCAGAGAGGTCCACCTAGACATCACCAGAACGGAGACAACAGACCCCTTCTGCCACCAAGACCAGTTCCGCCTTCCAAACCGGTCCCGGCACCCAAACCAGTTCAGAAACCACCACCCAGCACAGTTCAGAGCAATGTCAGGCCAGTTCAGACATCCAGACCGATTTTGACACTCAGACCAGAATCGGTTAAACCAGTTCAGAACGGTTTTCGCCCGGTTCAAAGCGGTACGGGACCCGCTTTACCACCCAGGCCGGTTCAGACATCCAGGCCAGTTTTCACTCCCCAACCAGAATCGGCCCAACCATCAGAGAACCGTGTCCAGCTGGCTCAAAGCATTTCCAGACCTGTTTTCCCACCAAGGCCAGTTCAAACATCAAGACCGGTTTTCCTACCTAAACAGGTTCAGACGAATACCAGACCGGTTCAGAACGGACCTAGACCGGTTTCGCCACCCCGTCCTGTTCCACCTTCCAGGCCAGAACCAGTTCAGATGGGTCCCAAACAGGTTGAAGGAAAGCCAGAACCAGAGAGACTGCTTCCTCCACAGTCCATGCTTTTGTCAGATGGCACGCGGGTGACGTTTCCCCAG TTGCCGCTGTCAGAGGATTTAGAGCAGCCAAGGCCTGTGGTACAGGTCAACACCCTCAACCAACCAGAACCAGCGCTACAATCAAACGCCCTCGGCCAAAAACCAGAATCCTCGGCACAAACCAACGCCCCCAGCCAACCGAAACCCCCGATACAACTAAACGCCTTCAGCCAACCAAGCCCCGCGGTTCAATCAAACCCCAACAGCCAACCAGAACCCATGATACAAACCAACGCCGTGGATCCGCCAAACTCTGCGAGTCCTCGGCTTCCGCCGTATCATCAGCCCAAACAGCAAAGCTTCGCAAGCCGTCCCTCCGGCCCTAAGATTCAGCTGGATCTTGAGAACCAGCTGAACCCCCTGAGTCACCCACGTCCAGGGAATCGAAGAAACCAGTTCCGTCACACGAGCTCTTGGGGTCAGGGAAACGCGGACAACCGGTATAACCGCGTGCGCATCACTGACCGAACCAACCGGCCAGTCTTTGTCAGGATGACCCTGGAAAGGAATGAGAACCGTGCAGGTCCTTCGCGTAGCAGACCAGAACAACCGGCGTTCAGTTCCGCAGGAACCGGTAACCAAGCTCCTCAGTCCATGAACCGGCCAGCCCTGTCAGACATCAGAACCGTCAGACTACGTCAACCAGTGAACCCCGACACCATCAGACCACGTCAACCGGTGAACCCCGACACCATCAGACCACGTCAGCCAGTGAACCCCGACACCATCAGACCACGTCAACCAGTGAACCCCGACACCATCAGACCACGTCAACCAGTGAACCCCGACACCATCAGACCACGTCAACCGGTGAACCCCGACACCATCAGACCACGTCAACCGGTGAACCCCGACACCATCAGACCACGTCAACCAGTGAACCCCGACACCATCAGACCACGTCAACCAGTGAACCCCGACACCATCAGACCACGTCAACCAGTGAACCCCGACACAGCCTTGGAACGACAGCTGCAGAGAGTTCCCCAAAGACAGAAATTGCCTCGAGACGAAATCTCCCGGAAAATCTACTTCCTCATCCAACAGTCTCGCCAGAAAGACACAGGAGAGAATCATCGTCCTCGAAGCCAGAGTAAGGAGCGCACGAACATCGTTCAACCAAATCACATCAGCCAATCAAATCGTCAGCCAGTGCCCGTGAAGAACGACGTACACAACCAACCAAGACAAAACAACTGGAATCGATTTCAAAACGAAGAACTCAACCACCTCCCACCCTTCCAGTCTAACTCAGCTCCAGCACAACAGAGTGTCAGGACTCCATCCCGCATTCCTCCAAGCAGCTCCTGGATAGCTCAGATGCTGGACGCTTCCCAGAGACAGCCAAGCCGCCTGGCGAAGAAGGACATGGAGAAGACGACAAAGCCCAGAAACGAACAACCACCTGGCATCATCAGACTTCCAGCCTCCATACCAGCACAGGAAAGAGACGGGGCCCAGAGACGCACAGGACAGCCACACCCTGAACCAGTCCCTGTGAACGAGGCTGTTGGGAACCAGCCCAACCCTCAACCAGGGCGACTGaaaccacagaagaagaagaagaagaatgaccagCAAGGAAAAGCAGACAACTCCTCTTTCCACGCCACTGCCTGA